One genomic window of Citrobacter sp. Marseille-Q6884 includes the following:
- the fkpB gene encoding FKBP-type peptidyl-prolyl cis-trans isomerase: protein MSKSVQSNSGVLVHFTLKLDDGSTAESTRNNGKPALFRLGDGSLSEGLEQHLLGLKEGDKTTFALEPDAAFGVPSPDLIQYFSRREFMDAGEPEIGAIMLFTAMDGSEMPGVIREINGDSITVDFNHPLAGHTVHFDIEVLEVEPALEA from the coding sequence ATGTCTAAATCAGTACAGAGTAACAGTGGAGTGCTGGTGCACTTCACCTTAAAGCTCGACGATGGCTCCACCGCAGAGTCAACCCGCAATAACGGCAAGCCTGCGCTGTTTCGCTTGGGCGACGGTTCTCTGTCTGAAGGACTGGAACAACACCTGCTGGGGTTAAAAGAGGGCGATAAAACCACTTTTGCTCTGGAGCCGGATGCCGCTTTTGGCGTGCCAAGCCCGGACTTAATTCAGTATTTCTCGCGTCGGGAATTTATGGACGCGGGCGAGCCAGAAATTGGCGCGATTATGCTTTTTACCGCAATGGACGGCAGTGAGATGCCTGGTGTGATCCGCGAAATCAACGGTGATTCGATCACGGTTGACTTCAACCATCCGCTCGCCGGGCATACCGTTCATTTTGATATTGAAGTGCTGGAAGTCGAACCGGCACTGGAGGCGTAA
- the ileS gene encoding isoleucine--tRNA ligase, whose translation MSDYKSTLNLPETGFPMRGDLAKREPGMLARWTDDDLYGIIRAAKKGKKTFILHDGPPYANGSIHIGHSVNKILKDIIVKSKGLTGYDSPYVPGWDCHGLPIELKVEQEFGKPGEKFTAAEFRAKCREYAATQVDGQRKDFIRLGVLGDWSHPYLTMDFKTEANIIRALGKIIGNGHLHKGAKPVHWCVDCRSALAEAEVEYYDKTSPSIDVAFHAADPEAVKAKFGVANLNGPVSLVIWTTTPWTLPANRAISLAPDFDYALVQIDGQAVILAKDLVESVMQRIGAAEYSILGTVKGAELELLRFTHPFMGFDVPAILGDHVTLDAGTGAVHTAPGHGPDDYVIGQKYGLEVANPVGPDGTYLPGTYPTLDGVNVFKANDIVVALLTEKGALLHVEKMQHSYPCCWRHKSPIIFRATPQWFVSMDQKGLRAQSLKEIKGVQWIPDWGQARIESMVANRPDWCISRQRTWGVPMSLFVHKDTEELHPRAIELMEEVAKRVEVDGIQAWWDLDPKDILGDEADQYVKVPDTLDVWFDSGSTHSSVVDVRPEFAGHAADMYLEGSDQHRGWFMSSLMISTAMKGKAPYRQVLTHGFTVDGQGRKMSKSIGNTVSPQDVMNKLGADILRLWVASTDYTGEMAVSDEILKRAADSYRRIRNTARFLLANLNGFDPVKDMVKPEEMVVLDRWAVGCAQAAQEEILKAYEAYDFHEVVQRLMRFCSVEMGSFYLDIIKDRQYTAKADSVARRSCQTALFHIAEALVRWMAPIMSFTADEIWGYLPGEREKYVFTGEWYDGLFGLGETEAMNDTFWDELLKVRGEVNKVIEQARADKKVGGSLEAAVTLYAEPELAAKLTALGEELRFVLLTSGATVADYAQAPADAQQSELLKGLKIVLSKAEGEKCPRCWHYTTDVGQVAEHAEICGRCVSNIAGDGEKRKFA comes from the coding sequence ATGAGTGACTATAAATCAACCCTGAATTTGCCGGAAACAGGGTTCCCGATGCGCGGCGATCTCGCCAAGCGTGAACCGGGAATGCTGGCGCGTTGGACTGATGATGACCTGTACGGCATCATTCGTGCGGCTAAAAAAGGCAAAAAAACCTTCATTCTGCATGATGGCCCTCCTTATGCGAATGGCAGCATTCATATTGGTCACTCCGTTAACAAGATTCTGAAAGACATTATCGTGAAGTCCAAAGGACTCACGGGCTATGACTCGCCTTACGTTCCGGGCTGGGACTGCCACGGTCTGCCTATTGAGCTGAAAGTGGAGCAGGAATTCGGTAAGCCGGGCGAGAAGTTCACCGCAGCGGAGTTCCGTGCCAAGTGCCGTGAATATGCCGCGACGCAGGTCGACGGGCAGCGTAAAGATTTTATCCGTCTGGGCGTGCTGGGCGACTGGTCCCATCCGTACCTGACCATGGACTTCAAAACCGAAGCCAACATCATTCGTGCACTGGGTAAAATCATCGGTAACGGCCACCTGCACAAAGGGGCGAAGCCGGTACACTGGTGCGTAGACTGCCGTTCCGCGTTGGCGGAAGCGGAGGTTGAGTATTACGACAAAACCTCTCCGTCCATCGACGTGGCGTTCCATGCTGCCGATCCGGAAGCGGTAAAAGCGAAGTTTGGCGTTGCCAACCTGAATGGCCCAGTCTCTCTGGTTATCTGGACCACGACACCGTGGACGCTGCCGGCTAACCGCGCGATCTCCCTGGCGCCTGATTTTGACTATGCGCTGGTGCAGATTGACGGTCAGGCTGTAATTCTGGCTAAAGACCTGGTTGAAAGCGTCATGCAGCGTATTGGCGCGGCTGAATACAGCATCCTCGGCACGGTAAAAGGTGCGGAGCTGGAACTGTTACGCTTCACCCATCCGTTTATGGGCTTTGATGTTCCGGCTATCCTGGGCGATCACGTGACGCTGGATGCCGGTACCGGTGCGGTGCATACTGCGCCAGGCCATGGCCCGGATGACTACGTTATCGGTCAGAAATATGGTCTGGAAGTCGCCAACCCAGTAGGCCCGGATGGCACTTATCTTCCGGGTACATACCCTACTCTGGATGGCGTTAATGTATTTAAAGCCAACGATATTGTCGTTGCGTTACTGACCGAAAAAGGCGCACTGCTGCACGTAGAAAAAATGCAGCACAGTTACCCATGCTGCTGGCGTCATAAATCACCGATCATCTTCCGTGCGACCCCACAGTGGTTCGTGAGCATGGATCAGAAAGGTCTGCGCGCGCAGTCGCTGAAAGAGATCAAAGGCGTACAGTGGATCCCTGACTGGGGTCAGGCACGTATTGAATCAATGGTAGCCAACCGTCCTGACTGGTGTATCTCCCGTCAGCGTACGTGGGGCGTGCCAATGTCGCTATTTGTCCACAAAGACACCGAAGAGCTGCACCCGCGCGCTATCGAACTGATGGAAGAAGTGGCAAAACGCGTTGAAGTGGATGGTATCCAGGCGTGGTGGGATCTTGATCCAAAAGATATCCTCGGCGACGAAGCTGACCAGTACGTGAAAGTACCGGATACCCTGGACGTATGGTTTGACTCTGGTTCTACCCACTCCTCTGTCGTCGATGTGCGTCCTGAATTTGCAGGGCATGCGGCGGATATGTATCTGGAAGGTTCTGACCAGCACCGTGGCTGGTTCATGTCTTCTCTGATGATCTCCACGGCGATGAAAGGCAAAGCGCCATACCGTCAGGTACTGACTCACGGTTTCACCGTAGATGGTCAGGGTCGCAAGATGTCCAAGTCCATCGGTAACACGGTGAGCCCACAGGATGTGATGAACAAACTGGGCGCGGATATTCTGCGTCTATGGGTGGCTTCAACCGACTACACCGGTGAAATGGCCGTTTCTGACGAAATTCTGAAACGTGCTGCCGACAGCTATCGTCGTATCCGTAACACCGCGCGCTTCCTGCTGGCAAACCTGAACGGGTTTGATCCGGTAAAAGACATGGTGAAACCGGAAGAGATGGTGGTACTGGATCGCTGGGCCGTGGGTTGTGCGCAAGCGGCGCAGGAAGAGATCCTCAAAGCCTATGAAGCTTATGACTTCCACGAAGTGGTGCAGCGTCTGATGCGCTTCTGCTCCGTAGAAATGGGCTCGTTCTATCTCGACATCATCAAAGACCGTCAGTACACCGCGAAAGCGGATAGCGTGGCGCGTCGTAGCTGCCAGACCGCACTGTTCCATATTGCAGAAGCGCTGGTTCGTTGGATGGCGCCGATCATGTCCTTCACCGCAGATGAAATCTGGGGTTACCTGCCGGGCGAGCGTGAAAAATACGTCTTCACCGGTGAATGGTATGACGGTCTGTTTGGCTTAGGTGAAACCGAAGCGATGAACGACACTTTCTGGGATGAACTGCTGAAAGTGCGCGGTGAAGTCAACAAGGTCATCGAGCAGGCACGTGCGGATAAGAAAGTGGGTGGTTCTCTGGAAGCGGCAGTCACTCTGTATGCTGAACCTGAACTGGCTGCGAAGCTGACCGCGCTGGGCGAAGAATTACGATTCGTCCTGTTGACCTCTGGTGCGACAGTTGCCGATTATGCGCAAGCGCCTGCTGATGCTCAGCAGAGCGAATTGCTCAAAGGTCTGAAAATCGTACTGAGCAAAGCCGAAGGTGAGAAGTGCCCGCGTTGCTGGCATTACACCACCGACGTTGGCCAGGTGGCGGAACACGCAGAAATCTGCGGACGCTGTGTCAGCAACATCGCCGGTGATGGCGAAAAACGTAAGTTTGCCTGA
- a CDS encoding PTS system mannose/fructose/sorbose family transporter subunit IID — MEDRTLTRKDLRRCWRAWMMHNLSSMSFERLESFGFCLSMLPVAKKLYPDAAQRTEMLRRHASFYNTEPQIGAIVNGMALGLEEKKANGEPIDGETINTLKVGLMGPIAGIGDSMIPGMLIPILLSIGMALAAGGNILGPLFYTVAWLAIILPGSWFLFLKGYKMGSGSVEMLVSSKSARLREALSLLGVFVMGGVAASYVKLGTGLEFITKDGVNIHVQQMLDGIFPQLLPLVVVLGTWYLMAKRGVSPVKAMILLLVLAALGVASGLFAG, encoded by the coding sequence ATGGAAGATCGTACTCTTACCCGTAAAGATCTGCGTCGCTGCTGGCGGGCGTGGATGATGCATAACCTTTCCTCAATGAGCTTTGAGCGCCTGGAATCCTTCGGCTTTTGCCTGAGCATGCTTCCGGTCGCGAAAAAGCTCTACCCGGATGCGGCTCAGCGTACCGAAATGCTGCGCCGTCACGCTTCGTTCTATAATACGGAGCCGCAGATCGGCGCGATTGTTAACGGTATGGCGCTGGGACTGGAAGAGAAAAAGGCCAACGGCGAGCCTATCGACGGTGAAACGATCAACACCCTGAAAGTGGGTCTGATGGGGCCCATTGCCGGGATCGGCGATTCGATGATCCCCGGCATGCTGATCCCGATTCTGCTCAGCATCGGTATGGCGCTGGCGGCGGGCGGCAATATTCTTGGGCCGTTGTTTTACACCGTCGCCTGGCTGGCGATTATTCTGCCAGGCTCGTGGTTCCTGTTTCTGAAAGGCTACAAAATGGGCTCCGGCTCGGTGGAGATGCTGGTCAGCAGCAAATCAGCCCGCCTGCGCGAAGCCTTGTCGCTGCTGGGTGTTTTTGTGATGGGTGGCGTTGCGGCCAGCTACGTTAAGCTCGGCACCGGACTGGAATTCATCACCAAAGATGGCGTGAATATCCACGTTCAGCAAATGCTGGATGGCATCTTCCCGCAGTTGCTACCGTTGGTGGTGGTATTAGGGACGTGGTATTTGATGGCGAAACGCGGTGTATCGCCAGTGAAAGCGATGATACTGCTGTTAGTGCTGGCGGCACTTGGCGTCGCCAGTGGCCTGTTTGCAGGTTAA
- a CDS encoding PTS system mannose/fructose/N-acetylgalactosamine-transporter subunit IIB — protein sequence MSISFVRIDDRVIHGQLVTRWAKELPCDGIVAIDDAVAADPLLSSVMKGAVQDTKVWLFDTATAIEKLPKVIASDKRYFVIGKSPLTLQRIEEAGVSLKNANGKINVGPMSARANTTTIGPNQSVNTDEIAAFDWLVQHGHHVEFRLVPDASCYSWQDARQKLK from the coding sequence ATGAGTATTTCTTTTGTTCGTATTGATGACCGCGTTATCCATGGGCAGCTCGTGACACGTTGGGCCAAAGAGCTGCCCTGCGATGGAATTGTCGCTATTGACGACGCCGTCGCGGCCGATCCCCTGCTCTCGTCGGTCATGAAGGGTGCCGTGCAGGACACCAAAGTCTGGCTGTTCGATACCGCAACCGCGATTGAAAAATTACCCAAAGTCATCGCCAGCGATAAACGTTATTTCGTTATCGGTAAATCGCCGCTCACCTTACAACGTATTGAAGAAGCCGGGGTCAGCCTGAAAAACGCGAACGGCAAAATCAACGTTGGCCCGATGAGCGCACGCGCCAATACCACCACCATCGGTCCGAATCAGTCGGTCAACACGGATGAAATCGCTGCGTTTGACTGGCTGGTGCAGCACGGGCATCACGTTGAGTTCCGCCTGGTGCCGGATGCCAGCTGCTACAGCTGGCAGGACGCCCGACAGAAGCTGAAATAA
- the rihC gene encoding ribonucleoside hydrolase RihC, producing MRLPIILDTDPGIDDAAAIAAALFAPELDLQLMTTVAGNVSVEKTTRNALQLLHFWNADIPLAQGASMPLVRPLRDAASVHGESGMEGYEFVEHNRQPLAKPAFQAIRDALMHAPQPVTLVAIGPLTNIALLLTHYPECIFNIHRLVIMGGSAGRGNFTPNAEFNIAIDPEAAAKVFQSGLEIVMCGLDVTNQAMLAPEYLATLPQLNQTGKMLHALFSHYRSGSMNTGLRMHDLCAIAWLVRPDLFTLQPCFVAVETQGKYTSGTTVVDIEGRLGQPANAQVALTLNVEGFQQWVAQVLALAP from the coding sequence ATGCGCTTACCGATCATTCTTGATACCGATCCTGGCATTGATGATGCCGCTGCCATTGCTGCTGCGCTGTTTGCCCCCGAGCTGGATCTGCAACTGATGACCACGGTAGCAGGCAACGTTTCGGTGGAAAAAACCACCCGTAATGCGCTGCAATTGCTGCACTTCTGGAATGCGGATATTCCACTGGCGCAGGGGGCATCCATGCCGCTGGTGCGACCGCTGCGCGATGCGGCTTCCGTACACGGTGAGTCTGGTATGGAAGGGTATGAATTTGTCGAACACAACCGCCAGCCTCTGGCAAAACCCGCTTTTCAGGCTATTCGTGATGCGCTGATGCATGCTCCGCAGCCCGTTACGCTGGTGGCTATTGGCCCGTTGACAAACATTGCGCTGCTGCTGACGCATTATCCTGAATGCATATTCAACATACATCGCCTGGTGATAATGGGCGGCTCTGCAGGGCGCGGTAACTTTACGCCAAATGCGGAGTTTAATATTGCTATCGATCCTGAAGCGGCGGCGAAGGTGTTCCAGAGTGGTCTGGAGATCGTCATGTGCGGGCTGGATGTCACCAACCAGGCCATGCTCGCGCCGGAATATCTGGCGACATTACCCCAACTTAATCAGACCGGAAAAATGCTGCATGCGCTGTTCAGCCATTATCGCAGCGGCAGCATGAATACCGGGTTGCGTATGCACGATCTCTGCGCGATTGCCTGGCTGGTGCGCCCGGACTTGTTTACGCTCCAGCCCTGCTTTGTGGCGGTTGAAACTCAGGGTAAATACACCTCCGGTACGACGGTGGTGGATATCGAAGGGCGATTAGGTCAGCCGGCGAACGCGCAGGTGGCGTTGACATTGAACGTGGAGGGCTTCCAGCAGTGGGTCGCGCAGGTCCTGGCACTGGCTCCCTGA
- a CDS encoding PTS sugar transporter subunit IIA, translating to MINVIVASHGPLADALLASGNMVYGELPHIFTVTLGEQAGIEGFKLDFANTLEKAARNADGVLVLCDMQSGTPWNVACQHAFSPETTPPVAVVAGVNFPMLLQSEEISHFTDVHAAAEQLLEMTVPTLIKAAQVLSAQSDDF from the coding sequence ATGATCAACGTTATTGTCGCCAGCCATGGCCCTCTCGCCGATGCTCTGCTCGCCAGCGGAAACATGGTTTACGGTGAATTACCGCATATTTTCACGGTGACCCTTGGCGAGCAGGCCGGCATCGAAGGCTTTAAGCTGGATTTTGCCAACACGCTGGAAAAAGCCGCACGCAACGCCGATGGCGTTCTGGTGTTATGCGACATGCAAAGTGGAACACCGTGGAACGTCGCCTGCCAGCATGCGTTTTCTCCCGAGACCACGCCCCCGGTCGCCGTCGTGGCCGGGGTGAATTTTCCCATGCTTTTGCAAAGTGAAGAGATAAGCCATTTCACCGACGTGCATGCCGCAGCCGAACAGCTGCTGGAAATGACCGTTCCGACGCTGATCAAAGCCGCCCAGGTTTTATCCGCTCAGTCAGATGATTTTTAA
- a CDS encoding glucose-6-phosphate isomerase family protein, whose protein sequence is MNPIFIQPPQVAWASGALSEGPLLRKSTRIQDLAGIFVDEQARQKMPDDLIVYDVEMLATSPAEGELYTGVTHLYPGKIGHEYFMTRGHFHNRREQGEVYFGLRGSGLLLLQNEQGEARLERVFAGSVHIIPGFTAHRLINTGDDVLSALAVWPAVAGHDYAALANGFSLRVIEENQSVQVKEAKNG, encoded by the coding sequence ATGAATCCTATTTTTATCCAGCCGCCGCAGGTGGCATGGGCTAGCGGAGCCTTATCCGAAGGTCCACTGTTACGTAAATCAACGCGAATCCAGGATCTTGCTGGCATTTTTGTTGATGAACAGGCGCGGCAAAAAATGCCTGACGATCTCATCGTGTATGATGTTGAGATGCTGGCCACCTCACCCGCTGAGGGAGAACTCTACACTGGCGTAACTCATCTTTACCCCGGCAAAATCGGTCATGAGTATTTCATGACGCGCGGACATTTCCATAACCGCCGCGAGCAGGGCGAAGTCTATTTCGGACTGCGCGGGAGCGGTTTACTGTTGCTGCAAAACGAGCAAGGTGAAGCGCGACTGGAACGCGTTTTTGCCGGCTCGGTTCACATCATCCCTGGCTTTACTGCCCACCGACTCATTAATACCGGTGACGACGTGCTTTCCGCGCTGGCGGTGTGGCCTGCTGTTGCCGGTCACGATTATGCGGCGCTGGCAAACGGCTTCTCGCTGCGGGTAATTGAAGAGAATCAGAGCGTTCAGGTGAAGGAGGCAAAAAATGGCTGA
- the ispH gene encoding 4-hydroxy-3-methylbut-2-enyl diphosphate reductase, with amino-acid sequence MQILLANPRGFCAGVDRAISIVENALAIYGAPIYVRHEVVHNRYVVDSLRERGAIFIEQISEVPDGAILIFSAHGVSQAVRNEAKGRDLTVFDATCPLVTKVHMEVARASRRGEESILIGHAGHPEVEGTMGQYSNPEGGMYLVESPEDVLSLQVKNEGKLSFMTQTTLSVDDTSDVIDALRQRFPKIVGPRKDDICYATTNRQEAVRALAEQADVVLVVGSKNSSNSNRLAELAQRMGKAAYLIDDATDIQEAWVKDAKCVGVTAGASAPDILVQNVIARLQELGGGEAIPLEGREENIVFEVPKELRVDVREVE; translated from the coding sequence ATGCAGATCCTGTTGGCCAACCCGCGCGGTTTTTGCGCAGGTGTAGACCGCGCTATCAGCATTGTGGAAAACGCGCTGGCTATTTACGGCGCACCGATTTATGTCCGTCATGAAGTGGTACATAACCGCTACGTGGTGGATAGCCTGCGTGAGCGCGGCGCTATTTTTATCGAGCAAATCAGTGAAGTACCGGACGGCGCGATCCTGATTTTCTCTGCCCACGGCGTGTCTCAGGCAGTACGTAACGAAGCGAAAGGTCGCGATCTCACGGTATTTGATGCGACCTGTCCGCTGGTGACAAAAGTGCATATGGAAGTTGCACGTGCCAGCCGTCGGGGTGAAGAATCCATCCTGATTGGTCACGCCGGGCACCCGGAAGTGGAAGGCACGATGGGGCAGTACAGCAACCCGGAAGGGGGGATGTATCTGGTTGAATCACCGGAAGACGTCCTGTCGCTTCAGGTTAAAAATGAAGGCAAACTCTCCTTCATGACGCAAACCACGCTCTCCGTTGATGACACCTCTGATGTGATTGATGCCTTGCGCCAACGCTTCCCGAAAATCGTCGGGCCGCGTAAAGATGATATCTGCTATGCCACCACAAACCGCCAGGAAGCGGTACGTGCGCTGGCGGAACAAGCGGATGTGGTGCTGGTGGTCGGCTCGAAAAACTCCTCTAACTCTAACCGTCTGGCTGAACTGGCGCAGCGTATGGGGAAAGCGGCGTATTTGATTGACGATGCGACCGACATCCAGGAAGCGTGGGTGAAAGACGCTAAGTGCGTAGGCGTGACGGCTGGAGCCTCGGCGCCGGATATCCTGGTGCAAAACGTGATTGCTCGTCTGCAGGAGCTTGGCGGTGGGGAGGCTATTCCGCTGGAAGGCCGTGAAGAGAACATTGTTTTCGAAGTACCTAAAGAGCTACGTGTGGATGTTCGTGAAGTAGAGTAA
- a CDS encoding glucose-6-phosphate isomerase family protein yields MADSACPYGLDMTIHHQPLGFGYGEEVTGPMPEIRHLDQIRASLRDPCCDGPQEVYAIAMDVARMQDREELQKRMLLFGVVTYAAGRLGEEPIRSQGHIHRISQHSGWSPPELYEIWQGNAIIYMQEYVEDDPGRCFAVIAGPGEKVLVPPGWGHATISANPDVPLTFGAWCDREYGFEYEAVRAHKGLAWYPLLQDKHIVWQHNQHYVPGRLQAVTPRQYTEFGITSDPIYQQFIDDPARFQFISRPDKTADLWRNFHP; encoded by the coding sequence ATGGCTGACTCTGCCTGTCCATACGGCCTGGATATGACAATTCATCATCAGCCGCTGGGTTTTGGCTATGGTGAAGAGGTGACCGGGCCGATGCCCGAAATCCGTCATCTCGACCAGATTCGAGCCTCCCTACGTGACCCGTGCTGCGATGGACCACAGGAGGTGTATGCGATCGCCATGGATGTGGCGCGGATGCAGGATCGCGAAGAGCTGCAAAAGCGTATGCTGCTCTTTGGCGTGGTGACCTACGCTGCGGGGCGTCTGGGAGAAGAGCCGATTCGCAGCCAGGGACATATCCATCGTATTAGCCAGCATAGCGGCTGGTCGCCGCCAGAACTCTATGAAATCTGGCAGGGCAACGCGATTATCTATATGCAGGAGTATGTCGAGGACGATCCGGGCCGCTGCTTTGCGGTGATTGCCGGACCCGGCGAGAAAGTGCTGGTGCCGCCGGGATGGGGACATGCCACGATATCCGCGAACCCGGATGTCCCCCTGACTTTTGGTGCCTGGTGTGACCGTGAATATGGTTTTGAATACGAAGCCGTGCGGGCGCATAAAGGGCTGGCGTGGTATCCGCTATTGCAGGATAAGCACATTGTCTGGCAGCACAACCAACACTATGTTCCGGGACGATTACAGGCGGTCACTCCCCGTCAGTATACGGAGTTCGGGATAACATCAGACCCGATTTACCAGCAGTTTATTGACGATCCTGCGCGCTTTCAGTTTATCTCCCGCCCGGATAAAACGGCAGATTTGTGGCGCAACTTCCACCCCTAA
- a CDS encoding PTS mannose/fructose/sorbose/N-acetylgalactosamine transporter subunit IIC, giving the protein MIIEATLIGILCYLGALSSPWLLGLTGGWYLITRPLVSGMLVGLILGDLKTGIMIGVAVQAVYIAMVTPGGSMPADLNFVAYPAIALGILSGKGPEVAVALAATIGIAGTILFNAMMVLNSFWNHRADVALDRGDERGLYLNSAIWPQVTNFILRFVPTFIAVYFGAQYISGFMDSLPKIVLSTMNVLGGILPAVGIAILLKQIIKNYTMLIYFLVGFVCIVFLKLNMVALVIVGSLLALIHYNYKPEPPQAAGAKPTVDDEDEF; this is encoded by the coding sequence ATGATTATCGAAGCTACGTTAATTGGCATACTTTGCTATCTGGGTGCGCTGAGTAGTCCCTGGCTTCTGGGGCTGACCGGCGGCTGGTATCTGATCACCCGTCCGCTGGTGTCAGGGATGCTTGTCGGGTTGATCCTCGGCGATCTGAAAACCGGGATCATGATAGGCGTTGCGGTACAGGCAGTGTATATCGCGATGGTGACGCCGGGCGGCTCCATGCCCGCTGATCTCAATTTTGTTGCCTATCCCGCCATTGCACTGGGGATTTTGTCGGGAAAAGGCCCGGAAGTCGCCGTGGCGCTGGCAGCAACGATCGGCATCGCCGGTACCATTTTATTCAACGCCATGATGGTACTGAACTCCTTCTGGAACCACCGGGCTGATGTGGCGCTGGATCGTGGTGATGAACGCGGACTGTATCTGAACAGCGCTATCTGGCCCCAGGTTACCAACTTCATTTTACGTTTCGTCCCCACCTTTATCGCCGTCTATTTCGGTGCGCAGTACATCAGCGGTTTCATGGATAGCCTGCCGAAAATCGTCCTCTCGACGATGAACGTGCTGGGCGGCATTCTTCCCGCTGTCGGGATCGCCATCCTGCTTAAACAGATCATCAAAAACTACACCATGCTGATCTACTTTCTGGTCGGTTTCGTCTGCATCGTCTTTTTAAAGCTCAACATGGTCGCACTGGTGATCGTCGGCTCGCTGCTGGCACTTATCCATTACAACTACAAACCGGAACCGCCGCAGGCTGCAGGCGCGAAACCGACTGTCGATGATGAGGATGAATTCTGA
- the lspA gene encoding signal peptidase II yields MSKPLCSTGLRWLWLVVVVLIIDLGSKYLILQNFALGDTVSLFPSLNLHYARNYGAAFSFLADSGGWQRWFFAGIAIGICVILMVMMYRSKATQKLNNIAYALIIGGALGNLFDRLWHGFVVDMIDFYVGDWHFATFNLADTAICIGAALIVLEGFLPSKEKKAA; encoded by the coding sequence ATGAGTAAGCCTCTTTGTTCAACAGGGCTACGCTGGCTGTGGCTGGTGGTAGTCGTGCTGATTATCGATTTGGGCAGCAAATACCTGATCCTCCAGAACTTTGCTCTGGGGGATACCGTATCGCTGTTCCCGTCGCTCAATCTGCACTATGCGCGTAACTATGGTGCTGCGTTTAGTTTCCTGGCTGACAGCGGTGGCTGGCAGCGTTGGTTCTTTGCCGGCATCGCGATTGGCATTTGCGTCATCCTGATGGTGATGATGTATCGCTCGAAGGCGACGCAGAAGCTGAATAACATCGCCTATGCGTTAATCATTGGCGGTGCCCTGGGTAACCTGTTTGACCGCCTGTGGCACGGCTTCGTAGTTGATATGATTGACTTTTATGTCGGTGACTGGCATTTCGCCACATTCAACCTTGCCGATACGGCGATTTGTATCGGCGCGGCGTTGATTGTTCTCGAAGGCTTCTTACCGTCGAAAGAGAAAAAAGCTGCATAA